One genomic window of Devosia salina includes the following:
- the ptsP gene encoding phosphoenolpyruvate--protein phosphotransferase — protein MVTTIGGPRVLLRQLRETMAEPLASQDRLDKIVGLIAENMRADVCSFYVLRDDGALELFATRGLKAESVHMTTLRLGEGLVGLIAAEAEPLSLDDAPSHPAFAYRPETGEEKYNSFLGVPVLRAGQTLGVLVVQNAERRHYGEDETEAMLTTATILAEMIATSDFDNLIKPGSDIDLRRPRMFNGVSFTDGIALGTVVLHDPRVVVTNFIAEDTDAEKQRLDAALASMRVSIDAMLDHGDMQPTSDHREILETYRMFANDRGWVNRLTEAIDNGLSAEAAVERVQNDTRARMQRQTDPYIRDRLHDLDDLANRLLRVLTGDGQTLGRKELPDNAILVARNMGPAELLEYDRKKLRGVVLEEGGATAHVAIVARSLGIVAVGQAQSIVSMCETGDDIIIDGPLGQVHLRPTPDIEQTYVDKVRISARRRAHYAALKDRPSVTKDGIEITLLHNSGLVADLPMLDDTGAAGVGLFRTELQFMIASRLPRLAEQVDLYAEAMQIAGTRPVVFRLLDIGGDKVVPYLRSAAEENPAMGYRSIRLGLDRPGLLRTQIRALLLAAHGRPLKILVPMVTETFEFRQTKLVLRKEIERLKRAGQTVPEKIEIGAMVEVPSLLFELDQLLPEADFVSIGSNDLVQFLTAADRANPRVSKAYDPIALPRLRAIRLVVDAAARHEKPVTMCGELAGKPMEALALMAIGMTRLSMGPASIGPIKEMILNLELRPIQEAVAAALSVGADGHSIRELLTEWVEKQNLPMG, from the coding sequence ATGGTCACGACCATAGGCGGCCCCAGGGTGCTGCTGCGGCAATTGCGCGAGACGATGGCGGAGCCTCTGGCTTCGCAGGATCGTCTCGACAAGATCGTGGGCCTGATCGCCGAAAACATGCGTGCCGATGTGTGCTCGTTCTACGTGCTGCGGGACGACGGCGCGCTCGAGCTGTTTGCCACGCGCGGCCTCAAGGCCGAATCGGTGCACATGACCACCCTTCGCCTTGGCGAGGGCCTGGTGGGCCTCATCGCCGCCGAGGCCGAACCGCTCAGCCTTGATGACGCGCCCAGTCACCCCGCCTTCGCCTACCGCCCGGAAACGGGGGAGGAAAAATACAATTCCTTTCTCGGCGTGCCGGTGCTGCGAGCCGGCCAGACGCTGGGCGTGCTGGTGGTGCAGAATGCCGAGCGGCGGCATTATGGCGAGGACGAAACCGAGGCCATGCTGACCACGGCCACAATCCTGGCCGAGATGATCGCTACCAGCGATTTCGACAATCTGATCAAGCCCGGGTCGGATATCGACCTCAGGCGACCTCGCATGTTCAATGGCGTCAGCTTCACCGACGGGATAGCGCTCGGGACCGTGGTGCTCCACGATCCCCGCGTGGTGGTGACCAATTTCATCGCCGAGGACACTGATGCCGAAAAGCAGCGGTTGGACGCCGCCCTGGCCTCGATGCGCGTTTCCATCGACGCCATGCTCGATCATGGCGACATGCAGCCGACCTCGGATCACCGCGAAATCCTCGAGACCTATCGCATGTTCGCCAATGATCGGGGCTGGGTGAACCGGCTGACCGAGGCGATCGACAACGGGCTTTCGGCCGAAGCGGCGGTCGAGCGGGTGCAGAACGACACAAGGGCGCGCATGCAGCGCCAGACCGACCCCTATATTCGCGATCGACTGCATGATCTGGACGATCTGGCCAATCGGCTGCTGCGCGTGCTGACGGGCGACGGACAGACGCTCGGGCGCAAGGAGCTGCCGGACAACGCCATTCTGGTGGCCCGCAATATGGGGCCGGCCGAGCTGCTCGAATATGACCGCAAGAAGCTGCGCGGCGTCGTGCTCGAGGAGGGGGGCGCCACCGCCCATGTCGCCATTGTCGCCCGTTCTCTAGGGATCGTGGCGGTGGGGCAGGCGCAGTCCATCGTCTCCATGTGCGAGACCGGCGACGACATCATCATCGACGGGCCCCTGGGTCAGGTGCATTTGCGCCCGACGCCGGATATCGAGCAGACCTATGTCGACAAGGTCCGGATTTCGGCACGCCGCCGCGCTCACTACGCCGCCCTCAAGGACAGGCCGAGCGTCACCAAGGACGGCATCGAAATCACGCTCCTGCACAATTCGGGGCTGGTGGCGGACCTGCCCATGCTGGACGATACCGGTGCGGCCGGGGTGGGGCTCTTCCGCACCGAATTGCAGTTCATGATCGCCAGCCGACTGCCGCGCCTGGCTGAACAGGTCGATCTCTATGCCGAGGCGATGCAGATCGCCGGAACGCGCCCGGTGGTGTTCCGCCTGCTCGACATCGGTGGCGACAAGGTGGTGCCCTATCTGCGTTCGGCGGCCGAAGAAAATCCGGCCATGGGCTATCGCTCGATCCGGCTTGGGCTTGACCGGCCCGGCCTGTTGCGCACCCAGATCCGGGCGCTGCTACTGGCGGCGCACGGGCGGCCGCTCAAGATCCTTGTGCCCATGGTCACCGAAACCTTCGAGTTCCGCCAGACCAAGCTGGTGCTCCGCAAGGAGATCGAGCGGCTCAAGCGCGCCGGGCAAACGGTGCCGGAGAAGATCGAGATCGGCGCCATGGTCGAGGTTCCCTCGCTGCTGTTCGAGCTCGATCAATTGCTGCCCGAGGCCGATTTCGTATCGATCGGCTCGAATGACCTGGTGCAGTTCCTGACGGCAGCCGATCGGGCCAATCCGCGCGTCTCCAAGGCTTATGATCCTATCGCCCTGCCGCGCCTGCGCGCCATCCGCCTAGTCGTCGATGCGGCGGCGCGCCACGAAAAGCCGGTCACCATGTGTGGCGAGCTGGCGGGCAAGCCGATGGAAGCGCTGGCGCTGATGGCCATTGGCATGACGCGGCTTTCCATGGGTCCGGCCTCGATCGGTCCGATCAAGGAAATGATCCTCAATCTCGAATTGCGGCCGATCCAGGAGGCGGTGGCGGCCGCCCTCAGCGTTGGCGCCGATGGCCACTCGATCCGCGAGCTGCTCACCGAGTGGGTGGAAAAGCAAAACCTGCCGATGGGGTAG
- a CDS encoding aspartate kinase: MARIVVKFGGTSVASVERIRNAARHIKREVEAGNEVAVVVSAMSGKTNELVGWVNEASKFHDAREYDAVVASGEQVTAGLMAIVLSEMGIQSRSFAGWQVPIHTDDAHGAARITGIDPTELDKRMKDGWVPVITGFQGISPHGRVTTLGRGGSDTSAVAVAAAVSADRCDIYTDVDGVYTTDPRIVPKAQRLTKISFEEMLEMASLGAKVLMIRSVEMAMAHKVRLTVRSSFDDPDAPQIAPDGTPGVPGTLVCDEEEIMEKQIVSGVTLAKAEAKITLRDVKDKPGVAAAIFGTLADKGIIVDMIVQNIADDGATTDITFTVPDSEYDKAVRALEDNGGRFEYARLSGSRGGAKVSVVGVGMRSHAGVAASMFKALADKGINIQLITTSEIKTSVLIDEEYAELAVRALHTYYGLDRQDA; encoded by the coding sequence TTGGCCCGTATCGTCGTCAAGTTCGGTGGCACTTCGGTTGCCAGTGTCGAGCGCATCCGCAATGCGGCGCGCCATATCAAGCGCGAGGTCGAGGCCGGCAACGAGGTTGCCGTGGTGGTGTCGGCCATGAGCGGCAAGACCAATGAGCTGGTCGGCTGGGTCAATGAAGCATCGAAGTTCCACGACGCGCGCGAATATGACGCCGTGGTGGCCTCGGGCGAGCAGGTGACGGCCGGGCTGATGGCCATCGTGCTCAGTGAAATGGGCATCCAGTCGCGCAGCTTTGCCGGCTGGCAGGTGCCCATCCACACGGACGATGCGCATGGCGCGGCGCGCATTACCGGGATCGACCCGACCGAACTCGACAAGCGCATGAAGGATGGCTGGGTGCCGGTCATTACCGGCTTCCAGGGCATTTCGCCCCATGGCCGCGTCACGACCCTTGGCCGGGGCGGATCGGATACGTCGGCCGTGGCTGTGGCGGCGGCGGTCAGTGCGGATCGCTGCGATATCTATACCGATGTTGACGGCGTTTACACCACCGATCCGCGCATCGTGCCCAAGGCACAGCGCCTGACCAAGATTTCCTTCGAGGAAATGCTGGAAATGGCCTCGCTCGGGGCCAAGGTATTGATGATCCGCTCGGTGGAAATGGCCATGGCGCACAAGGTGCGCCTGACCGTCCGCTCCAGTTTCGATGACCCGGACGCGCCGCAGATCGCGCCCGATGGCACGCCCGGCGTCCCGGGTACTCTCGTCTGCGATGAGGAAGAGATCATGGAAAAGCAGATCGTTTCGGGCGTGACGCTCGCCAAGGCCGAGGCCAAGATCACCCTGCGCGACGTCAAGGACAAGCCGGGCGTGGCCGCCGCCATTTTCGGCACCCTGGCCGACAAGGGCATCATCGTGGACATGATCGTGCAGAACATTGCCGATGATGGCGCTACCACCGATATCACCTTCACCGTTCCAGACAGCGAATATGACAAGGCCGTCCGGGCGCTTGAGGACAATGGCGGCCGTTTCGAATATGCGCGGCTCTCCGGTTCGCGGGGCGGCGCCAAGGTTTCGGTGGTGGGCGTGGGCATGCGTTCGCATGCCGGCGTTGCCGCCTCGATGTTCAAGGCCCTGGCCGACAAGGGCATCAATATCCAGCTCATCACCACTTCGGAAATCAAGACCTCGGTTCTGATCGACGAAGAATATGCCGAGCTTGCGGTTCGCGCTCTGCACACCTATTACGGTCTGGACAGACAGGACGCCTGA
- the ubiG gene encoding bifunctional 2-polyprenyl-6-hydroxyphenol methylase/3-demethylubiquinol 3-O-methyltransferase UbiG yields the protein MTATTVNDAEIAKFAAMAEQWWDPKGKFKPLHKFNPVRMAYIRDHLVSHFGRDAQSIRPFEGLRILDVGCGGGLLCEPLTRLGASVTGIDAAERNIAIARIHAEQSGLAIDYRATTSEALVAAGERFDVVLNMEVVEHVDNVPLYMKSCADLVAPGGLMFTATLNRTARSWALAIIGAEYVLRWLPRGTHDWKKFLTPEEINAQLRRNGLKVIDQTGVTFNPLADEWRTSPDMAVNYMVLATRPA from the coding sequence ATGACAGCCACCACCGTCAACGATGCCGAGATCGCCAAGTTTGCCGCCATGGCCGAGCAATGGTGGGACCCCAAGGGCAAGTTCAAGCCGCTGCACAAGTTCAATCCGGTGCGCATGGCCTATATCCGCGACCACCTGGTCAGCCATTTCGGCCGCGACGCGCAATCGATCCGGCCCTTCGAGGGGCTGCGCATTCTCGATGTCGGCTGCGGGGGCGGGCTTTTGTGCGAGCCGCTGACCCGGTTGGGCGCCAGCGTCACCGGCATTGATGCGGCGGAGCGCAATATCGCCATCGCCAGGATCCATGCCGAACAATCCGGACTGGCCATCGACTATCGCGCCACCACCAGCGAGGCGCTGGTCGCGGCGGGGGAGCGCTTCGATGTGGTGCTGAACATGGAAGTGGTCGAGCACGTCGATAATGTGCCGCTCTACATGAAGAGCTGCGCGGACCTCGTGGCGCCGGGCGGGCTGATGTTCACCGCCACGCTCAACCGCACGGCCCGCTCCTGGGCCCTGGCGATCATCGGGGCCGAATATGTGCTGCGCTGGTTGCCCCGGGGCACGCATGACTGGAAGAAATTCCTCACCCCCGAGGAGATCAACGCCCAGTTGCGCCGCAACGGGCTCAAGGTCATCGACCAGACCGGCGTGACCTTCAATCCGCTGGCCGATGAATGGCGCACCTCCCCCGACATGGCGGTCAATTACATGGTGCTGGCCACCCGCCCCGCCTGA
- a CDS encoding dihydrofolate reductase family protein yields MPTGHVFIGVSLDGFIARRDGDIEWLTGFSSLGEDHGFDAHMAKVDGIIMGRGTFEAVKDIEPWFYEKPVLVLSRTLAGSDVPNALRGSVEIINASPNEAMMIAEERGWRGVYIDGGAVIQSFLRARLIEDMVISRVPVLIGEGLPLFGALDDDVVLKHVETKSFPSGLVQSRYRVKT; encoded by the coding sequence ATGCCCACAGGACATGTGTTTATCGGAGTAAGCCTGGATGGCTTTATCGCGCGGCGTGATGGCGATATCGAATGGCTCACTGGATTCTCGAGCCTCGGTGAGGACCATGGTTTTGATGCTCACATGGCTAAGGTTGACGGCATCATCATGGGGCGTGGAACATTCGAGGCTGTCAAAGACATCGAGCCGTGGTTCTACGAAAAGCCGGTGCTGGTGTTGAGCCGCACACTGGCAGGCTCCGATGTTCCTAATGCGCTTCGAGGCAGTGTTGAAATCATCAATGCTTCACCCAACGAAGCCATGATGATCGCAGAGGAGCGCGGTTGGCGTGGCGTCTATATCGACGGCGGCGCCGTTATCCAGTCTTTCCTTCGGGCCAGGCTAATCGAGGATATGGTGATCAGCCGCGTCCCTGTCCTGATTGGGGAAGGATTACCGTTGTTTGGCGCTCTCGATGATGATGTCGTGCTCAAGCATGTCGAGACCAAGAGCTTCCCGTCTGGACTGGTGCAGTCGCGCTATCGGGTCAAAACGTAA
- the ilvD gene encoding dihydroxy-acid dehydratase, protein MPAYRSRTTTHGRNMAGARGLWRATGMKDGDFGKPIIAVVNSFTQFVPGHVHLKDLGQLVAREIEAAGGVAKEFNTIAVDDGIAMGHDGMLYSLPSRDIIADSVEYMVNAHCADAMVCISNCDKITPGMLNAAMRLNIPVVFVSGGPMEAGKAIVKGKLQALDLVDAMVMAADDHYTDEEVQAVEEAACPTCGSCSGMFTANSMNCLTEALGLSLPGNGSTLATHSDRKRLFQEAGHLIVDLARRYYEQEDESVLPRSIATKAAFENAMSLDIAMGGSTNTVLHILAAAHEGGIDFTMDDIDALSRKVPVLSKVAPAKQDVHMEDVHRAGGIFAILGQLDRAGLINRKEPTVHAATMGDAIDKWDISRTNSESVRQFYMAAPGGVRTTEAFSQSNRWKELDTDRTNGAIRSPDNPFSKDGGLAVLKGNIALDGCIVKTAGVDESILKFTGPARVFESQDATVKAILSNEIKEGDVVVIRYEGPKGGPGMQEMLYPTSYLKSKGLGKACALLTDGRFSGGTSGLSIGHASPEAAEGGAIGLVREGDIIEIDIPNRTVNVLVSDAELAARRAEQDRLGWKPAQPRKRKVTTALKAYAALVTSAAKGAVRDTKAIDELWH, encoded by the coding sequence ATGCCTGCCTATCGTTCCCGCACCACCACCCATGGCCGCAACATGGCCGGCGCGCGTGGCCTCTGGCGCGCCACCGGCATGAAGGACGGCGATTTCGGCAAGCCCATCATCGCGGTGGTGAACAGCTTCACCCAGTTCGTGCCCGGCCATGTGCATCTGAAGGATCTCGGCCAGCTCGTCGCCCGCGAGATCGAGGCGGCCGGGGGCGTGGCCAAGGAATTCAACACCATTGCTGTCGATGACGGCATCGCCATGGGCCATGACGGCATGCTCTATTCCCTGCCCAGCCGCGACATCATCGCGGACTCGGTGGAATATATGGTCAATGCGCATTGCGCCGACGCCATGGTGTGCATTTCCAATTGCGACAAGATCACCCCCGGCATGCTCAATGCCGCCATGCGCTTGAATATTCCGGTGGTCTTCGTCTCAGGCGGGCCGATGGAAGCGGGCAAGGCGATCGTCAAGGGCAAGCTGCAGGCGCTCGACCTGGTCGATGCCATGGTGATGGCCGCCGATGACCATTACACCGACGAAGAAGTGCAGGCCGTGGAAGAGGCCGCCTGCCCCACCTGCGGTTCCTGCTCGGGCATGTTCACCGCCAATTCCATGAACTGCCTGACCGAAGCGCTGGGCCTGTCGCTGCCGGGCAATGGCTCGACGCTGGCCACCCATTCGGACCGCAAGCGCCTGTTCCAGGAAGCCGGGCACCTGATCGTCGACCTCGCCCGCCGCTATTACGAGCAGGAAGACGAGAGCGTGCTGCCGCGCTCCATCGCCACCAAGGCGGCGTTCGAGAACGCCATGAGCCTCGACATTGCCATGGGCGGCTCGACCAATACCGTGCTGCACATCCTGGCGGCGGCCCATGAAGGCGGCATCGACTTCACCATGGACGATATCGACGCGCTCTCGCGCAAGGTGCCGGTGCTGTCGAAAGTCGCGCCGGCCAAGCAGGACGTGCACATGGAAGACGTGCACCGCGCCGGCGGCATCTTCGCCATTCTCGGCCAGCTCGACCGCGCCGGCTTGATCAACCGCAAGGAGCCCACGGTGCACGCCGCCACCATGGGCGATGCCATCGACAAATGGGATATTTCGCGCACCAATTCGGAAAGCGTGCGCCAGTTCTACATGGCCGCGCCGGGCGGCGTGCGTACCACGGAAGCCTTCTCCCAGTCCAACCGCTGGAAGGAGCTGGACACCGACCGCACCAATGGTGCCATCCGTTCGCCCGACAATCCCTTCTCCAAGGATGGGGGCCTGGCCGTGCTCAAGGGCAATATCGCCCTCGATGGCTGCATCGTGAAGACGGCCGGCGTGGATGAATCCATCCTCAAGTTTACCGGCCCGGCCCGGGTGTTCGAGAGCCAGGATGCGACGGTCAAGGCGATCCTTTCCAACGAGATCAAGGAAGGCGACGTGGTCGTCATCCGCTATGAGGGCCCCAAGGGCGGCCCCGGCATGCAGGAAATGCTCTATCCCACGAGCTATCTGAAATCCAAGGGCCTGGGCAAAGCCTGTGCACTGTTGACTGACGGACGCTTCTCGGGCGGCACGTCGGGTCTGTCCATCGGCCATGCCTCGCCGGAAGCGGCCGAAGGCGGCGCCATTGGCCTGGTGCGTGAAGGCGACATCATCGAGATCGACATCCCCAACCGCACCGTCAATGTGCTGGTGAGCGATGCCGAGCTGGCCGCCCGCCGCGCCGAGCAGGACAGGCTGGGCTGGAAGCCCGCCCAGCCGCGCAAGCGCAAGGTGACGACAGCATTGAAAGCCTATGCGGCCCTGGTGACCTCGGCCGCCAAGGGCGCGGTGCGCGACACCAAGGCAATCGACGAGTTGTGGCACTGA
- a CDS encoding aldo/keto reductase, which produces MTELDASRSGTFAIGGDLTVNRLGFGAMRITGKGIWGPPADRDEAMRVLRRLPEIGVNLVDTAESYGPYVSEDLIGEALAPYDKGTIIATKSGLTRTGPDQWHQLGRPEFLRQGVMTSLRRLRLERLDLWQLHRIDTKTPRDEQFGVIAEMQQDGLIRHVGLSQVSVADIEEAGRHFKVATVQNRYNFAHRQSEAVLDYCAQNGIGFIPWFPLAGGDLVEGHAEARAVMDRHGASGSQIALAWLLKRSPVMLPIPGTGKLKHLEDNVAAANIALSDEDFATLDAIGR; this is translated from the coding sequence ATGACAGAACTCGACGCTTCCCGGTCGGGCACCTTTGCCATTGGCGGTGACCTCACGGTCAACCGGCTCGGCTTTGGCGCCATGCGTATCACCGGCAAGGGGATCTGGGGGCCGCCGGCCGACCGCGACGAGGCCATGCGCGTGCTGCGGCGCCTGCCCGAAATCGGCGTCAACCTCGTCGATACCGCGGAGAGTTACGGTCCCTATGTCAGCGAGGACCTGATCGGGGAGGCGCTGGCGCCCTATGACAAGGGGACCATCATTGCCACCAAGAGCGGCTTGACCCGCACCGGGCCGGATCAATGGCACCAGCTGGGGCGGCCCGAATTCCTGCGCCAGGGCGTCATGACCAGCCTGCGGCGCTTGCGGCTGGAGCGGCTCGACCTCTGGCAATTGCACCGCATAGACACAAAGACGCCTCGCGACGAGCAGTTTGGCGTCATTGCCGAGATGCAGCAGGACGGTCTTATCCGCCATGTCGGCCTGTCGCAGGTGAGCGTGGCGGATATCGAGGAGGCCGGCCGCCACTTCAAGGTGGCGACGGTGCAGAACCGCTATAATTTCGCTCATCGGCAGAGCGAAGCGGTGCTCGATTATTGCGCGCAGAACGGTATCGGCTTCATCCCCTGGTTCCCGCTGGCCGGCGGTGACCTGGTCGAAGGACATGCGGAGGCCCGGGCGGTCATGGACAGGCATGGCGCCAGTGGCAGCCAGATCGCCCTGGCCTGGTTGCTCAAGCGCTCGCCGGTCATGCTGCCCATTCCGGGCACGGGCAAGCTGAAGCATCTCGAGGACAATGTCGCGGCGGCAAATATTGCGCTCAGCGACGAGGATTTCGCCACGCTGGACGCCATTGGCCGGTAA
- a CDS encoding MmcQ/YjbR family DNA-binding protein encodes MSLFLRDGFDAALSALPGVSFVDQWEARVAKVGGKVFCLLSDSAPHRLVFKCGEESFDILTALDGVTQAAYFAKRQWVSVAAGSELSDDDVLAYATRSHALVAKGLTKKLRTELGIV; translated from the coding sequence TTGAGCCTGTTTCTCCGCGATGGCTTCGATGCCGCGCTTTCAGCGCTGCCGGGGGTGAGCTTTGTCGACCAGTGGGAAGCCCGTGTCGCCAAGGTGGGCGGCAAGGTGTTCTGCCTGCTTTCGGACAGTGCGCCGCATCGACTGGTCTTCAAATGCGGCGAGGAGAGCTTTGATATCCTGACCGCGCTCGATGGCGTGACGCAGGCCGCCTATTTCGCCAAGCGGCAATGGGTGAGCGTCGCGGCAGGCTCCGAGTTGAGCGATGACGACGTCCTGGCCTATGCCACGCGCTCGCATGCGCTGGTCGCCAAGGGGCTGACCAAGAAGCTGCGCACCGAATTGGGCATTGTCTGA
- a CDS encoding DUF1178 family protein: protein MIQYSLQCSQGHRFEAWFRNAAAYDEQQARGIVSCAQCGDARVEKAPMAPSVARTDAERVPLSAAHPDAAKIRAMLREYRHKVISEAENVGDRFAEEARKIHFEETEARGIYGQASRDEVAGLIEDGVEFLPLPDVGEDN from the coding sequence GTGATCCAATATTCGCTTCAATGTTCGCAAGGGCATCGCTTCGAGGCCTGGTTCAGGAACGCCGCCGCCTATGACGAACAGCAGGCGCGCGGCATTGTCTCGTGTGCCCAGTGCGGCGATGCCCGGGTCGAGAAGGCGCCGATGGCGCCCAGCGTTGCCCGCACCGATGCCGAGCGCGTGCCGCTCAGCGCCGCCCATCCCGATGCCGCAAAGATCCGCGCCATGCTGCGCGAATACCGGCACAAGGTGATCAGCGAAGCCGAGAATGTCGGCGACCGCTTTGCCGAGGAGGCGCGCAAAATCCATTTCGAGGAGACCGAGGCGCGCGGCATCTATGGCCAGGCCAGCCGTGACGAAGTGGCCGGCCTGATCGAGGATGGCGTGGAGTTCCTGCCCCTGCCCGATGTGGGCGAGGACAATTGA
- a CDS encoding carbon-nitrogen hydrolase family protein, which yields MKIAAIQMCSGLDPEANLAALEPLLAEAAAAGARYALTPEVTLIFPENRDQLKSVAAPFEGHPQLARVGDLARQHGMHVHIGSLPIPLEDGRFANRSVLFGPDGAQAATYDKIHLFDADIAGLNAYRESATYKAGERAVTAALGDFTLGFSICYDMRFPRLYNSLANAGATLMAVPAAFTVPTGQAHWHVLLRARAIETGSYVIAAAQGGHHANGRATYGHSLIIDPWGKVIAELDHDRPGVVVAEIDPQAVTEARGRVPALANARDFAAPDLQG from the coding sequence ATGAAAATCGCCGCCATCCAGATGTGCTCCGGCCTCGACCCCGAGGCCAATCTTGCTGCGCTCGAACCGCTGCTGGCCGAGGCGGCAGCCGCGGGCGCGCGCTATGCGCTGACCCCCGAAGTCACCCTGATCTTTCCGGAAAACCGTGACCAGCTCAAATCGGTGGCGGCCCCCTTCGAGGGGCACCCGCAGCTGGCGCGCGTCGGCGATCTTGCGCGACAGCATGGCATGCACGTGCATATCGGCTCGCTGCCGATCCCGCTCGAGGACGGGCGCTTTGCCAATCGCTCGGTGCTGTTCGGGCCGGATGGGGCGCAGGCCGCCACCTATGACAAGATCCACCTCTTCGATGCCGACATTGCCGGGCTCAATGCCTATCGCGAAAGCGCCACCTACAAGGCGGGCGAGCGCGCCGTGACGGCTGCGCTCGGGGATTTTACCCTGGGCTTTTCCATCTGCTACGACATGCGCTTTCCGCGCCTCTACAACAGCCTCGCCAATGCCGGGGCAACGCTGATGGCGGTGCCGGCGGCCTTTACCGTGCCAACCGGCCAGGCGCATTGGCATGTGCTGTTGCGGGCCCGGGCCATCGAGACCGGCTCCTATGTGATTGCGGCCGCGCAGGGCGGGCATCATGCCAATGGCCGGGCGACCTATGGTCATTCGCTGATTATCGACCCCTGGGGCAAGGTGATCGCCGAGCTCGATCACGACCGGCCCGGCGTCGTGGTGGCGGAGATCGATCCGCAGGCCGTCACCGAGGCCCGCGGGCGGGTGCCGGCGCTGGCCAATGCGCGTGACTTCGCGGCCCCGGATTTGCAGGGCTGA
- the grxC gene encoding glutaredoxin 3, producing MAKVEIYTTPTCPYCHAAKSLLRDKGVDYQEITVLDPDLRQQMTQRANGRRTVPQIFIGDTHVGGYDDMAALDRRGGLDPLLGQ from the coding sequence ATGGCCAAGGTCGAGATCTACACCACGCCCACCTGTCCCTATTGCCACGCCGCCAAATCGCTGCTGCGCGACAAGGGGGTGGATTACCAGGAGATCACGGTTCTCGACCCCGACCTGCGCCAGCAGATGACCCAAAGGGCCAATGGCCGCCGCACCGTGCCGCAGATCTTCATCGGCGACACCCATGTGGGCGGCTATGACGACATGGCGGCGCTCGACCGGCGCGGCGGGCTCGATCCACTGCTGGGGCAATAA
- a CDS encoding ComF family protein, which yields MGNIALMESGEGEVKDIGLITLLGRGLTGLGRTVLDQLYPPGCAACAAPLTGSDVLCPACFGDLRQISAPFCPVLGIPFETDLGSETRSAEALADPPPFARARAAVRYGTVAGTLVSRFKYGDRPELARFCAGLMARAGREFWDAGPLIVPVPLHASRLRLRRYNQSMLLARELGRLTGLGVDPHLVIRHKRTRQQVGLSGDGRLRNVQGAFSVHNLFMERLQGRPVVLVDDVYTTGATVKAVTRVLRRAGAGEVNVLTFARVVIGEELPI from the coding sequence ATGGGCAATATTGCTCTTATGGAGAGCGGGGAAGGGGAAGTCAAAGACATCGGCCTTATCACCCTGCTGGGGCGCGGGTTGACCGGACTTGGCCGGACCGTGCTCGACCAGCTCTACCCGCCGGGCTGTGCCGCCTGCGCGGCGCCCCTTACCGGAAGCGACGTATTGTGCCCCGCCTGTTTTGGCGATCTGCGCCAGATCAGCGCGCCGTTCTGCCCGGTGCTGGGCATTCCCTTCGAGACCGATCTGGGCAGTGAGACGCGGTCCGCCGAGGCGCTGGCCGATCCGCCGCCCTTCGCCCGGGCCCGCGCGGCGGTGCGCTATGGCACGGTTGCGGGTACGCTGGTGTCGCGATTCAAATATGGCGACCGCCCGGAGCTGGCGCGGTTTTGCGCCGGGCTGATGGCCAGGGCAGGGCGCGAATTCTGGGATGCGGGTCCGCTGATCGTGCCGGTGCCCTTGCATGCCAGCCGCCTGCGCCTTCGCCGCTACAACCAGTCCATGCTGCTGGCGCGGGAACTGGGACGGCTGACCGGCCTTGGTGTCGATCCGCATCTGGTGATCCGCCACAAGAGGACCCGCCAGCAGGTCGGGCTTTCCGGCGACGGGCGGCTGCGCAATGTGCAGGGAGCGTTTTCGGTTCACAACCTGTTCATGGAGCGACTCCAGGGCAGGCCCGTCGTGCTGGTCGATGACGTCTATACGACCGGGGCCACGGTCAAGGCGGTGACGCGAGTGCTGAGGCGCGCCGGTGCCGGAGAGGTGAATGTTCTCACCTTTGCGCGCGTTGTCATCGGCGAGGAACTGCCCATATAA